Proteins encoded together in one Mycobacterium sp. MS1601 window:
- the rpoB gene encoding DNA-directed RNA polymerase subunit beta, giving the protein MEGRILAVSRQNISSNSSVPGAPNRVSFAKLREPLEVPGLLDVQTASFEWLVGSDRWREKAVERGELDPKGGLEEVLEELSPIEDFSGSMSLSFSDPRFDEVKAPVDECKDKDMTYAAPLFVTAEFINNNTGEIKSQTVFMGDFPMMTEKGTFIINGTERVVVSQLVRSPGVYFDHSVDKGTEKDLHSVKVIPGRGAWLEFDVDKRDTVGVRIDRKRRQPVTVLLKALGWTNEQISERFGFSEIMMSTLEKDNTAGTDEALLDIYRKLRPGEPPTKESAQTLLENLFFKEKRYDLARVGRYKVNKKLGLNAGQPITSSTLTEEDIVATIEYLVRLHEGQTLMTAPGGVEVPVEVDDIDHFGNRRLRTVGELIQNQIRVGLSRMERVVRERMTTQDVEAITPQTLINIRPVVAAIKEFFGTSQLSQFMDQNNPLSGLTHKRRLSALGPGGLSRERAGLEVRDVHASHYGRMCPIETPEGPNIGLIGSLSVYARVNPFGFIETPYRKVIDGKVTDQIDYLTADEEDRHVVAQANSPTDESGGFTEERILVRRKGGEVEFVSPAQVDYMDVSPRQMVSVATAMIPFLEHDDANRALMGANMQRQAVPLVRSEAPLVGTGMELRAAIDAGDVVVTDKAGVVEEVSADYITVMADDGTRHTYRMRKFARSNHGTCANQRPIVDAGQRVESGQVLADGPCTENGEMALGKNLLVAIMPWEGHNYEDAIILSQRLVEEDVLTSIHIEEHEIDARDTKLGAEEITRDIPNVSDEVLADLDERGIIRIGAEVRDGDILVGKVTPKGETELTPEERLLRAIFGEKAREVRDTSLKVPHGESGKVIGIRVFSREDDDELPAGVNELVRVYVAQKRKISDGDKLAGRHGNKGVIGKILPIEDMPFLPDGTPVDIILNTHGVPRRMNIGQILETHLGWVAKTGWNIDVAQGVPEWAANLPEDLYSAPADTNTATPVFDGTRENELTGLLGSTLPNRDGDVMVDGDGKATLFDGRSGEPFPYPVTVGYMYILKLHHLVDDKIHARSTGPYSMITQQPLGGKAQFGGQRFGEMECWAMQAYGAAYTLQELLTIKSDDTVGRVKVYEAIVKGENIPEPGIPESFKVLLKELQSLCLNVEVLSSDGAAIEMRDGDDEDLERAAANLGINLSRNEAASVEDLA; this is encoded by the coding sequence CTGGAAGGACGCATCTTGGCAGTCTCCCGCCAGAACATTAGCTCTAATTCCTCCGTACCCGGTGCTCCAAACCGCGTTTCTTTCGCCAAGCTCCGTGAGCCTCTCGAGGTTCCGGGGCTACTCGACGTGCAGACCGCATCGTTCGAGTGGCTGGTCGGCTCCGACCGGTGGCGCGAGAAGGCAGTCGAGCGCGGCGAGCTTGATCCCAAGGGTGGCCTCGAAGAGGTCCTCGAGGAACTCTCGCCCATCGAGGACTTCTCGGGCTCCATGTCGCTGAGCTTCTCCGACCCGCGCTTCGACGAAGTCAAGGCGCCGGTCGACGAGTGCAAAGACAAGGACATGACGTACGCGGCCCCGCTGTTCGTCACGGCCGAGTTCATCAACAACAACACCGGCGAGATCAAGAGCCAGACGGTCTTCATGGGTGACTTCCCGATGATGACCGAAAAGGGCACCTTCATCATCAACGGCACCGAGCGCGTCGTCGTGTCGCAGCTCGTGCGTTCGCCCGGTGTGTACTTCGACCACAGCGTCGACAAGGGCACCGAGAAGGACCTGCACTCGGTGAAGGTCATTCCGGGCCGCGGCGCCTGGCTCGAGTTCGACGTCGACAAGCGCGACACCGTGGGTGTGCGCATCGACCGCAAGCGTCGCCAGCCGGTCACCGTGCTGCTGAAGGCGCTCGGCTGGACCAACGAGCAGATCTCGGAGCGCTTCGGCTTCTCCGAGATCATGATGAGCACGCTGGAGAAGGACAACACCGCAGGCACCGACGAGGCGCTGCTGGACATCTACCGCAAGCTGCGCCCGGGCGAGCCCCCCACCAAGGAATCCGCGCAGACCCTGCTGGAGAACCTGTTCTTCAAGGAGAAGCGCTACGACCTGGCCCGCGTGGGCCGGTACAAGGTGAACAAGAAGCTGGGCCTCAACGCCGGCCAGCCGATCACCAGCTCGACGCTGACCGAAGAGGACATCGTCGCCACCATCGAGTACCTGGTGCGCCTGCACGAGGGCCAGACCCTGATGACCGCTCCCGGCGGCGTCGAGGTGCCGGTCGAGGTCGACGACATCGACCACTTCGGCAACCGTCGTCTGCGCACCGTGGGCGAGCTGATCCAGAACCAGATCCGGGTGGGCCTCTCGCGTATGGAGCGTGTGGTCCGCGAGCGGATGACCACCCAGGACGTCGAGGCCATCACGCCGCAGACCCTGATCAACATCCGCCCCGTCGTGGCAGCCATCAAGGAGTTCTTCGGAACCTCGCAGCTGTCGCAGTTCATGGACCAGAACAACCCGCTCTCGGGTCTGACCCACAAGCGTCGTCTCTCGGCGCTGGGCCCCGGCGGTCTGTCCCGTGAGCGCGCCGGCCTCGAGGTCCGCGACGTGCACGCCAGCCACTACGGCCGCATGTGCCCCATCGAGACGCCGGAAGGCCCGAACATCGGCCTGATCGGCTCGCTGTCGGTGTACGCGCGGGTCAACCCGTTCGGCTTCATCGAGACGCCGTACCGCAAGGTCATCGACGGCAAGGTCACCGACCAGATCGACTACCTCACCGCCGACGAAGAGGACCGCCACGTCGTGGCGCAGGCCAACTCGCCGACCGACGAGAGCGGTGGCTTCACCGAAGAGCGCATCCTGGTCCGTCGTAAGGGCGGCGAGGTCGAGTTCGTCTCGCCCGCACAGGTGGACTACATGGACGTCTCGCCGCGCCAGATGGTGTCCGTGGCCACGGCCATGATCCCGTTCCTGGAGCACGACGACGCCAACCGCGCCCTGATGGGTGCCAACATGCAGCGCCAGGCGGTTCCGCTGGTGCGCAGCGAGGCACCGCTGGTGGGTACCGGCATGGAGCTGCGTGCCGCCATCGACGCCGGTGACGTGGTGGTGACCGACAAGGCCGGTGTGGTCGAAGAGGTCTCCGCCGACTACATCACCGTCATGGCCGACGACGGCACCCGGCACACCTACCGGATGCGCAAGTTCGCCCGCTCCAACCACGGCACGTGCGCCAACCAGCGTCCGATCGTGGACGCCGGGCAGCGCGTCGAGTCCGGACAGGTGCTGGCCGACGGACCGTGCACCGAGAACGGCGAGATGGCGCTGGGCAAGAACCTGCTCGTCGCGATCATGCCGTGGGAGGGCCACAACTACGAGGACGCCATCATCCTCTCGCAGCGCCTGGTGGAGGAGGACGTCCTGACGTCCATCCACATCGAGGAGCACGAGATCGACGCCCGCGACACCAAGCTGGGCGCCGAGGAGATCACCCGGGACATCCCGAACGTCTCCGATGAGGTGCTGGCCGATCTCGACGAGCGCGGCATCATCCGCATCGGCGCCGAGGTCCGCGACGGCGACATCCTGGTCGGCAAGGTCACCCCCAAGGGTGAAACCGAGCTGACCCCGGAAGAGCGTCTGCTGCGTGCCATCTTCGGTGAGAAGGCCCGCGAGGTCCGCGACACCTCCCTGAAGGTGCCCCACGGTGAGTCCGGCAAGGTCATCGGCATCCGCGTGTTCTCGCGCGAGGACGACGACGAGCTGCCCGCCGGTGTCAACGAGCTGGTCCGCGTGTACGTGGCCCAGAAGCGCAAGATCTCCGACGGCGACAAGCTCGCCGGACGCCACGGCAACAAGGGCGTCATCGGCAAGATCCTGCCCATCGAGGACATGCCGTTCCTCCCGGACGGCACCCCGGTCGACATCATCCTGAACACCCACGGTGTGCCGCGTCGTATGAACATCGGCCAGATCCTGGAGACCCACCTCGGGTGGGTGGCCAAGACCGGCTGGAACATCGACGTCGCACAGGGAGTTCCGGAGTGGGCGGCCAACCTGCCCGAGGATCTCTACAGCGCACCCGCCGACACCAACACGGCCACGCCGGTCTTCGACGGCACCCGTGAGAACGAGTTGACGGGCCTGCTCGGCAGCACGCTGCCCAACCGTGACGGCGACGTGATGGTCGACGGCGACGGCAAGGCGACGCTGTTCGACGGACGCAGTGGCGAACCGTTCCCGTACCCGGTGACGGTCGGCTACATGTACATCCTGAAGCTGCACCACCTGGTGGACGACAAGATCCACGCCCGCTCCACCGGTCCGTACTCGATGATCACCCAGCAGCCGCTCGGTGGTAAGGCGCAGTTCGGTGGTCAGCGGTTCGGCGAGATGGAGTGCTGGGCCATGCAGGCCTACGGGGCCGCCTACACGCTGCAGGAGCTGCTCACCATCAAGTCCGACGACACGGTGGGCCGCGTCAAGGTGTACGAAGCGATCGTCAAGGGCGAGAACATCCCTGAACCCGGTATCCCCGAGTCGTTCAAGGTGCTTCTCAAGGAGCTGCAGTCGCTCTGCCTGAACGTCGAGGTGCTGTCTTCGGACGGCGCCGCGATCGAGATGCGGGACGGCGATGACGAGGACCTGGAGCGTGCTGCTGCCAACCTCGGAATCAACCTGTCCCGCAACGAAGCCGCGTCTGTGGAAGATCTGGCGTAG
- a CDS encoding RrF2 family transcriptional regulator, with translation MQLTRFTDLGLRALMLLATGDAEDQRVTTRQIAVSAGASENHVAKAISRLVDLGLVHARRGRVGGLSLTDAGRQVSIGRLVRELEGDREVVECGGQTPCPLIAGCRLRRALAEAKAAFYAELDRYTVADLVRSPALQLISLTPMEGTNR, from the coding sequence ATGCAGCTGACCCGCTTCACCGATCTGGGGCTGCGGGCGCTGATGTTGCTGGCCACCGGCGACGCCGAAGATCAGCGCGTCACCACCCGCCAGATCGCCGTGAGCGCCGGCGCCTCGGAGAACCACGTCGCCAAGGCGATCTCGCGTCTGGTGGACCTCGGCCTGGTTCACGCTCGCCGCGGTCGTGTCGGCGGCCTGTCGCTCACCGACGCCGGCCGGCAGGTCTCGATCGGCCGGTTGGTGCGCGAACTCGAAGGAGACCGCGAGGTCGTCGAATGTGGCGGCCAGACGCCGTGCCCGCTGATCGCCGGGTGCCGCCTGCGCCGCGCCCTGGCCGAAGCCAAGGCTGCTTTCTACGCCGAACTCGACCGCTACACCGTCGCTGACCTGGTGCGCAGCCCCGCGCTCCAACTCATCTCACTCACCCCGATGGAAGGGACCAACCGATGA
- a CDS encoding globin domain-containing protein — MTAPTTVELTPQHAEIVSATLPLVGAHIDQITTEFYRRLFEAHPELLRNLFNRGNQARGAQQRALAASIATFAAHLVDPDLPHPAELLSRIGHRHTSLGVTADQYPIVHEHLFAAIVEVLGADTVTAEVAAAWDEVYWILADTLIALERGLYADAGVTDGDVYRRVRVLARVDDPCGAVLITVSSRLETAPGQYVSVGVTLPDGDRQLRQYSLVNAPQGELTFAVKPAGEVSDWIAGNVRVGDLLDVTVPFGDLPTPHDTPLVLVSAGIGITPMISLLEYLVAADAQTPVRVLHADRDQTTHPLRDRQLELVTQLADATLEVWYEDGHTAGAHTGRMNLDDVTLAPDSHVYLCGADGFVRAVREQLTGRGIPTDRVHCELFSPNDWLLG, encoded by the coding sequence ATGACCGCACCCACCACAGTGGAGTTGACCCCGCAGCATGCCGAGATCGTCTCGGCAACACTGCCTTTGGTAGGTGCCCACATCGACCAGATCACGACGGAGTTCTACCGCCGACTGTTCGAAGCCCATCCCGAGCTGCTGCGCAACCTGTTCAACCGCGGCAACCAGGCCCGGGGCGCCCAGCAGCGCGCCCTGGCTGCCTCCATCGCCACCTTCGCCGCGCACCTCGTCGACCCCGACCTGCCCCACCCTGCAGAGCTCCTGTCGCGGATCGGCCACCGGCACACGTCACTGGGGGTCACGGCCGATCAGTACCCGATCGTGCACGAGCACCTGTTCGCTGCCATCGTCGAGGTGCTCGGGGCGGACACCGTGACCGCCGAGGTGGCCGCCGCGTGGGACGAGGTGTACTGGATCCTGGCCGACACCCTGATCGCACTGGAGCGCGGCCTGTACGCCGACGCCGGTGTCACCGACGGCGATGTCTACCGGCGGGTGCGGGTGCTGGCCCGGGTCGACGACCCCTGCGGCGCTGTCCTGATCACTGTCTCGAGTCGGCTGGAAACCGCGCCCGGACAGTATGTTTCAGTGGGTGTGACGTTGCCCGACGGAGACCGCCAACTGCGCCAGTACAGCCTGGTGAACGCGCCGCAGGGTGAACTGACCTTCGCCGTGAAACCAGCCGGTGAGGTCTCGGACTGGATCGCCGGCAACGTCCGGGTCGGTGACCTGCTGGACGTCACCGTGCCCTTCGGTGATCTGCCGACACCCCACGACACACCACTGGTCCTGGTATCCGCAGGTATCGGCATCACCCCGATGATCAGCCTGCTGGAATACCTGGTGGCCGCCGACGCCCAAACCCCGGTGCGGGTACTGCACGCCGACCGCGACCAGACCACACACCCGCTGCGTGACCGCCAGCTGGAGCTGGTCACCCAACTGGCCGACGCCACCCTCGAGGTCTGGTACGAAGACGGCCACACCGCAGGCGCGCACACCGGGCGAATGAACCTCGACGATGTGACGCTGGCCCCGGACTCCCATGTATACCTCTGCGGTGCAGACGGTTTCGTGCGTGCCGTCCGGGAGCAGCTGACCGGCCGCGGCATCCCCACCGACCGGGTGCACTGCGAACTGTTCTCCCCCAACGACTGGCTGCTGGGATGA
- a CDS encoding Atu4866 domain-containing protein, whose protein sequence is MTTPKLRLLVLLPVVAVLAACSPAGQADSTVSHPYVGMWVTADGHIRQELRADGRYDEARGTRQSAYTGSYTVVGNHIDYVDDTGFTADGTFTGDVLDHGGYVFYREGSQAHLQASGGQ, encoded by the coding sequence ATGACAACACCGAAACTGCGCCTCCTTGTGTTGCTTCCCGTGGTAGCGGTGCTGGCCGCGTGTTCACCTGCAGGACAGGCCGATTCGACGGTCTCGCACCCGTATGTCGGGATGTGGGTGACCGCCGACGGCCACATCCGCCAGGAACTGCGCGCCGACGGCCGCTACGACGAGGCTCGGGGCACCCGCCAGAGCGCCTACACGGGGTCCTACACGGTTGTGGGCAACCACATCGACTACGTCGACGACACCGGTTTCACCGCGGACGGGACGTTCACCGGCGACGTGCTGGATCACGGTGGTTACGTGTTCTACCGCGAAGGCAGCCAGGCACACCTGCAGGCATCAGGCGGGCAGTAA
- a CDS encoding GGDEF domain-containing protein, giving the protein MLLTTAQEAPATALYNRSGLFAGVERFAGAQKPAIVVAAVVNLDRFAELNDNHGREHGNRVLQAVAKALQSCVRAGEVVSRTGGDEFVVLASLRNAKDVADLIRRLEHSAGSVADVVTASVGVAWQYCHCGCDAETLESVLDMADTAMRGAKREGGDRICFHAVWPAT; this is encoded by the coding sequence ATGTTGCTAACAACCGCACAAGAGGCACCGGCAACCGCGCTGTACAACCGCAGTGGTTTGTTCGCGGGGGTCGAACGATTCGCCGGTGCCCAGAAGCCCGCCATCGTGGTGGCGGCGGTGGTCAACCTCGACCGATTCGCAGAACTCAACGACAACCACGGTCGCGAGCACGGCAACAGGGTGTTGCAGGCGGTCGCGAAGGCACTGCAATCGTGTGTTCGGGCAGGTGAGGTGGTCTCCCGTACCGGAGGCGACGAGTTCGTGGTGCTGGCGAGTCTGCGTAACGCCAAGGATGTCGCAGACCTGATCCGGCGACTGGAACACAGTGCCGGCTCCGTGGCGGATGTGGTCACCGCCAGTGTCGGCGTCGCGTGGCAGTACTGCCACTGCGGATGCGATGCCGAGACTCTCGAGTCGGTGCTCGACATGGCCGATACCGCCATGCGCGGCGCCAAACGCGAGGGTGGGGATCGGATCTGCTTTCATGCCGTGTGGCCGGCCACCTGA
- a CDS encoding DUF6286 domain-containing protein, with amino-acid sequence MTSFDPTGPGPQPSVPDRSPVPTPTVRRVGVLLAAAMLALGVIALRDTAVTLGWLRGTRWIDAAVTAADGRHDQWWMVPIGAVGILIGGWLVSCACRPARTTAMKLKAASSQWMSPTDVARLASDAAGGVAGVLRARSDATRRRVRVTADQGDVGVSPDEVRAAVVTALGVLRRPPRVTVRIKTGRRQ; translated from the coding sequence GTGACCAGCTTCGATCCGACCGGGCCGGGGCCGCAGCCATCGGTGCCCGACCGCAGTCCGGTGCCCACACCGACGGTACGTCGTGTCGGTGTGCTGCTTGCAGCCGCGATGCTTGCCCTCGGAGTGATCGCTCTCCGCGATACTGCGGTCACACTCGGATGGCTGCGAGGGACACGCTGGATCGATGCCGCCGTGACCGCAGCCGACGGTCGACACGATCAGTGGTGGATGGTGCCCATCGGAGCAGTGGGCATCCTCATCGGCGGGTGGCTGGTCAGTTGTGCATGCCGACCTGCTCGCACAACGGCGATGAAGCTCAAAGCCGCTTCCTCACAGTGGATGTCGCCGACGGATGTTGCGCGCCTGGCCTCAGATGCGGCCGGCGGCGTAGCAGGAGTGCTGCGCGCCCGCTCGGACGCGACCCGGAGAAGGGTGCGTGTCACGGCTGATCAAGGTGACGTCGGTGTGTCGCCCGATGAGGTCAGAGCTGCCGTTGTGACCGCGCTGGGGGTGCTTCGGCGGCCGCCGAGGGTGACGGTGCGAATCAAGACAGGACGACGGCAGTGA
- a CDS encoding Asp23/Gls24 family envelope stress response protein gives MVEDQVVTQTSSGEAEDTVTDKGPGGEDEKFSRGSTVVHDRVAQRLAVQAALETEHVCPHSSGLDKITGKALPHAQLTVRGNRVRGDVKVAVQWPAPAVQVARNVQRNVVRALSGLAGFDVDDVDVTVAHVSRVSSRRVQ, from the coding sequence GTGGTTGAGGACCAAGTGGTCACCCAGACGAGCTCGGGGGAGGCCGAAGACACCGTGACCGACAAAGGGCCCGGTGGAGAGGACGAGAAATTCAGCCGGGGATCGACGGTGGTCCACGACCGGGTAGCGCAACGGCTCGCTGTCCAGGCAGCTCTCGAGACCGAGCACGTGTGCCCGCACTCCAGCGGACTCGACAAGATCACCGGTAAGGCTTTGCCGCACGCGCAGCTGACGGTCCGGGGGAACAGGGTGCGTGGGGACGTGAAAGTGGCGGTGCAATGGCCGGCTCCTGCCGTACAGGTTGCCCGAAATGTGCAGCGCAACGTGGTCAGGGCATTGAGCGGGCTCGCCGGGTTCGACGTCGACGACGTAGACGTCACCGTCGCCCACGTCAGCAGGGTGTCGTCGAGGAGAGTGCAGTGA
- a CDS encoding Asp23/Gls24 family envelope stress response protein, translating into MESAQGKTAIADTVVSKIAGIAAREVSGVFDLGGGASRVVGALRERIPGASVNHAQGVSVEVGEKQTAIDIDIVADYGVAIADLAAGIRRNVIAAIERMTGLEVTEVNITVHDVHLEGDGDDNAEPAVARVQ; encoded by the coding sequence TTGGAGAGCGCCCAGGGCAAGACCGCCATCGCGGACACCGTGGTATCCAAGATCGCCGGAATCGCAGCCCGGGAGGTCAGTGGCGTTTTCGACCTGGGTGGAGGGGCCTCACGCGTGGTGGGAGCACTGCGTGAGCGGATCCCCGGAGCCAGCGTCAACCACGCCCAGGGAGTCTCGGTCGAGGTGGGCGAGAAGCAGACCGCCATCGACATCGACATCGTGGCCGACTACGGCGTGGCGATCGCAGATTTGGCGGCAGGAATCCGGCGCAATGTGATTGCCGCCATCGAGCGGATGACCGGCCTGGAAGTGACCGAGGTGAACATCACCGTGCATGACGTGCACCTCGAAGGGGACGGCGACGACAACGCCGAACCCGCGGTTGCCCGCGTGCAATGA
- a CDS encoding RNA polymerase sigma factor, producing MHVIDAADQRLITADDAALAEAASVGDREAFDVLVLRHGPALYRYARRMLAVESDAADVVQDTFVAAWQQITVFRATSTLRSWLFAICYRKIADNYRVKRDHPVEDWVLEPLQADSTEDPFAAASNAAFIAALEEALAQLPARQRASWIMREIEQMAYPEIGEVMQLSADAARGHHHRATAALRVLLRRWQ from the coding sequence ATGCACGTGATCGACGCAGCTGACCAGCGACTCATCACAGCCGACGATGCCGCCTTGGCCGAGGCGGCATCGGTTGGTGACCGAGAAGCCTTTGACGTGTTGGTTCTTCGGCATGGCCCGGCGCTGTACAGGTACGCCCGCCGGATGCTCGCCGTCGAATCGGACGCAGCCGACGTGGTACAGGACACTTTCGTTGCTGCATGGCAGCAGATCACCGTATTTCGCGCCACGTCCACACTTCGCAGTTGGTTGTTTGCGATCTGCTACCGCAAAATCGCTGATAACTACCGCGTCAAGCGCGATCATCCGGTCGAAGACTGGGTGCTCGAACCTCTGCAGGCAGACAGTACTGAAGATCCATTTGCTGCAGCGTCAAATGCCGCGTTCATCGCTGCACTCGAGGAGGCCCTTGCACAGCTGCCTGCTCGTCAACGAGCGTCGTGGATAATGCGCGAGATCGAACAGATGGCCTATCCGGAAATAGGTGAGGTCATGCAGCTGAGTGCCGACGCCGCCCGCGGCCACCACCATCGTGCTACCGCGGCGCTTCGCGTTCTCTTGAGGAGGTGGCAGTGA
- a CDS encoding ABC transporter ATP-binding protein, protein MGIGIQVEGLTKSFGSQRIWEDVTFDLPPGEVSVLLGPSGTGKSVFLKSLIGLLRPERGKIIVDGTNIIECSAKELYEIRTLFGVMFQDGALFGSMNLFDNTAFPLREHTKKKESEIRQIVMEKLDLVGLGGDEGKFPGEISGGMRKRAGLARSLVLDPKIILCDEPDSGLDPVRTAYLSQLLIDINAQIDCTILIVTHNINIARTVPDNIGMLFRKHLVMFGPREVLLTSDEPVVKQFLNGRRIGPIGMSEEKDEATMAEEQALIEAGHHDGGVEEIEGVPPQVTATPGMPERQAVGRRQARVREILHTLPPAAQEAIRADLDGTATFPSRQPSETTTRAQSYDDDAPTGAIPAQHEA, encoded by the coding sequence GTGGGTATTGGTATCCAGGTCGAGGGGCTGACCAAGTCTTTCGGATCCCAGCGAATTTGGGAAGACGTCACCTTCGATCTGCCGCCCGGCGAGGTCAGCGTGCTGTTGGGCCCGTCGGGAACCGGCAAGTCGGTGTTCTTGAAGTCGCTGATCGGGCTGCTGCGCCCCGAGCGCGGCAAGATCATCGTCGACGGCACCAACATCATCGAGTGCTCAGCCAAGGAGCTCTACGAGATCCGCACGCTGTTCGGGGTGATGTTCCAGGACGGCGCCCTGTTCGGCTCGATGAACCTGTTCGACAACACCGCCTTCCCGTTGCGTGAGCACACCAAGAAGAAGGAAAGCGAAATCCGTCAGATCGTGATGGAGAAGCTGGATTTGGTGGGTCTGGGCGGGGATGAGGGCAAGTTCCCCGGTGAGATCTCCGGCGGTATGCGCAAGCGCGCCGGGCTGGCTCGCTCGCTGGTGCTGGATCCGAAGATCATCCTGTGCGACGAGCCTGACTCGGGTCTGGACCCGGTGCGCACCGCGTACCTGTCGCAGTTGCTGATCGACATCAACGCGCAGATCGACTGCACCATCCTGATCGTCACGCACAACATCAACATCGCCCGTACGGTGCCGGACAACATCGGCATGTTGTTCCGTAAACACCTGGTGATGTTCGGCCCGCGCGAGGTGTTGCTGACTTCGGATGAGCCGGTGGTCAAGCAGTTCCTCAACGGTCGTCGTATCGGTCCCATCGGCATGTCCGAGGAGAAGGACGAAGCGACGATGGCCGAGGAGCAGGCGCTGATCGAGGCCGGTCACCACGACGGTGGTGTCGAAGAGATCGAGGGGGTGCCGCCGCAGGTGACCGCCACCCCGGGTATGCCGGAGCGCCAAGCTGTCGGGCGTCGCCAGGCTCGTGTGCGCGAGATCCTGCACACCCTGCCGCCCGCCGCCCAGGAAGCCATCCGCGCGGATCTCGACGGCACCGCGACGTTCCCCTCGCGCCAGCCGAGCGAAACGACCACCCGTGCGCAGTCCTACGACGACGACGCGCCCACCGGAGCCATCCCGGCCCAGCACGAGGCCTAG
- a CDS encoding GGDEF domain-containing protein — protein MLSGEQWLDTLALAGVPAFLCRHLDTTIVITARTPDFESMMARRLLGLDENAVRDLVRGSLPRTRADAAVHMRAEDETWNCVAVPLRGDDAAAQYLVLLRVPTQQQTRDDIFYTVVQNLPDIVSRYDRNYRHLYVNPAVDAVTTPLRAPDFIGKDHSELNMPRELTTKWQSVYRTVFESGETVEDEFEFMTPTGVRHFLFRAVPEFGEDAAVRTVLNAARDISQLKDLQRQLEVLAQTDSLTSLLNRRSFEDRMNRELARVAQGEGTLTVLLLDVDNFKAINDQFGHSAGDDVLIAIAGVLRQEIQVHDFAARLGGDEFCVGLVDADPAEINTITHRVRARVDDLVDSTRHKLGVGVSIGLVSAEPTDRSVADVLARVDGLMYREKTRLRRANADGMPGGEAPLME, from the coding sequence ATGCTGTCGGGTGAACAGTGGCTGGACACCCTGGCTTTGGCCGGAGTGCCCGCATTCCTGTGCCGGCACCTCGACACCACCATCGTGATAACAGCCCGAACACCAGATTTCGAGTCGATGATGGCGCGGAGGTTGCTGGGACTTGACGAGAACGCCGTGCGCGACCTGGTGCGAGGCTCGCTGCCCCGGACGCGTGCCGACGCGGCAGTCCACATGCGGGCCGAGGACGAGACGTGGAACTGTGTCGCGGTGCCGCTGCGCGGCGACGACGCGGCAGCGCAGTACCTGGTGTTGCTGCGGGTCCCGACACAGCAACAGACGCGTGACGACATCTTCTACACCGTGGTACAGAACCTGCCGGACATCGTGTCCCGGTACGACAGGAACTACCGTCATCTTTACGTCAACCCTGCCGTGGATGCGGTGACAACACCTCTTCGAGCGCCCGACTTCATAGGCAAGGACCACAGTGAACTGAATATGCCGCGGGAGCTGACGACGAAGTGGCAGTCGGTGTACCGCACGGTGTTCGAGTCAGGTGAAACGGTCGAGGACGAATTCGAGTTCATGACGCCCACCGGCGTCCGGCACTTCCTGTTCCGGGCGGTGCCCGAGTTCGGAGAGGACGCAGCGGTGCGGACAGTTCTCAATGCCGCCCGCGACATCAGTCAGCTCAAGGACCTCCAGCGTCAGTTGGAAGTCCTGGCCCAGACGGACTCGCTGACCTCCTTGCTGAATCGGCGCAGCTTCGAAGACCGGATGAACAGGGAACTGGCACGTGTCGCGCAGGGGGAAGGAACGCTGACCGTACTGCTGTTGGACGTCGACAACTTCAAGGCGATCAACGACCAGTTCGGACACTCGGCCGGCGATGACGTGTTGATCGCCATCGCCGGCGTCCTCCGCCAGGAAATACAGGTCCACGATTTTGCTGCACGGCTGGGCGGCGACGAATTCTGTGTGGGGCTCGTCGACGCCGACCCGGCAGAGATCAACACCATCACGCACCGCGTGCGAGCCCGCGTTGATGACTTGGTGGACTCCACCAGGCACAAGCTCGGTGTCGGCGTCAGTATCGGACTGGTCTCCGCGGAGCCGACCGATCGCAGTGTTGCCGATGTGCTGGCACGGGTGGACGGCCTGATGTATCGGGAGAAAACACGATTGCGCCGAGCAAACGCCGACGGGATGCCAGGTGGCGAAGCGCCGCTGATGGAATGA